Within Streptomyces roseirectus, the genomic segment CGCGATCGCCCTCGCGCAGTGCGCGGGGTACGACGTCCAGGAGATCGCCGACCACATCCACCGGCAGGTCCAGGAGTTCGGCGAGAAGCCACCGGAGGACGATCTGGCGCTGCTGGTGCTACAGGCGGAGTAGCTACTGGGTACTACGGGGTCCTCAGGGGTGCGGGACAATGGGGGTATGCCTTCCGTACTTCCCGACGGGGAACCCGTACCCGACGACGGCGCGCTGCCCGCTGCCGCGCTCGCCGGGGGCGCGGAGCGTCCGCTCGGCTTCTACCTGCACGTTCCGTACTGCGCGACGCGGTGCGGGTACTGCGACTTCAACACGTACACCGCGACCGAGCTGCGGGGCACGGGAGGCGTCCTGGCGTCGCGGGACAACTACGCGGACACGCTGATCGACGAGATCCGGCTCGCCCGCAAGGTCCTCGGGGACGATCCGCGCGAGGTGCGGACCGTGTTCGTCGGCGGGGGCACGCCCACGCTGCTCGCCGCCGCCGACCTCGTCCGGATGCTCGGCGCGATCCGGGACGAGTTCGGGCTCGCGGCCGACGCGGAGGTCACCACCGAGGCGAACCCCGAGACCGTCGACCCCGCCTACCTCGCCGAGCTGCGCGCGGGCGGGTTCAACCGGGTGTCGTTCGGGATGCAGAGCGCCCGGCCGCACGTCCTGCGGATCCTCGACCGCACGCACACGCCGGGGCGGCCGGAGGCGTGCGTGCGGGAAGCCCACGACGCCGGGTTCGAGCACGTCAACCTCGACCTCATCTACGGCACGCCCGGCGAGTCCGACGACGACTGGCGGGCCTCCCTCGACGCGGCCCTCGGCGCCGGGCCCGACCACATCAGCGCGTACGCCCTCATCGTCGAGGAGGGCACGCAGCTCGCGCGGCGGATCCGGCGGGGGGAGGTGCCCATGACCGACGACGACGTCCACGCCGACCGCTACCTCATGACCGAGTCGGCGCTCTCCGACGCCGGGTTCGCCTGGTACGAGGTGTCCAACTGGGCCACGTCCGAGGCCGCGCGGTGCCTGCACAACGAGCTGTACTGGCGCGGCGCGGACTGGTGGGGCGCCGGGCCCGGTGCCCACTCCCATGTGGGCGGCGTCCGCTGGTGGAACGTGAAGCACCCCGGCGCGTACGCGGCGGCGCTGGCCGGCGGGAAGTCGCCGGGGGCCGGCCGCGAACTCCTCTCCGAGGAGGACCGCCGCGTCGAACGCATCCTCCTCGAACTCCGCCTCCGCGAGGGCGTCCCCCTCGACCTCCTCCACCAGTCCGGCACCACCGCCGCCCACCACGCCCTCTCCACCGGCCTCCTGGAACCGGGTCCCTACGACGCCGGCCGCGCCGTACTGACACTGCGGGGCCGACTGCTGGCGGACGCGGTGGTCAGAGACCTGGTGGACTGATCACCCGGGGGAGTGAAATGGAGCTGGCCGCTGTGGACAAGTGCCGGATGACCAGGATCTTCGCGGAGTTCGAGGCCCCCGAGGGCGTCAAGGCGGAACTCCTTCGGGGGGTGATCGTGATGACGGCCGGCCCTGACATCGCGCACAACCGGATCGTCACCGACGTACAGGACCAGATCCCACGGAAACGCTGGAGCCGCTTGCAGACCCAGGACATCGACATCGCCGGCGAGCCCAGTGAGCCGGTGCCCGACCTGGTGGTCCTGGAGCGCGGCGCCTCGCCGGGGGCGGGCCGGCTGGTGCCGAGTGAGGCCGTCACGATGGCCGTCGAGGTCGTCTCCACGACGACCGTCCACCAGGACTACGTGGTCAAGCGGTCGGTCTACGCGGCAGGCGGCGTGCCTGTCTTGGCTGGACCACCTGGATGTCGTGCTGGACACGAGCGAATTCGCCACGTACGAGAACGTCAGGCCCCATCGCTACCCGTGACGAAGTCGATCAACTCCTCCACTCTGCCCAGGAGTTCCGGTTCCAGGTCCTTGTAGGACGTGACGCGTTTGAGGATGGCCTGCCAGACGGCGCCGGTGTTGTCGGAGGGCCAGCCGAGGGCTTTGCAGACGCCGGTTTTCCAGTCCTGGCCGTGGGGGATGCGGGGCCAGGCGGGGATGCCGAGGGTGGTGGGTTTCACCGCTTCCCAGATGTCGATGTAGGGGTGGCCGACGACGAGGGCGTGTTCGCTGGTCACGGCCTGGGCGATGCGCCACTCCTTCGTGCCCGGCACGAGGTGGTCGACGAGGATGCCGAGGCGGGCGTCGGGGCCGGGGCCGAAGTCGGAGACGATCGCGGGAAGGTCGTCCACACCCTCCAGGTACTCGACGACGACGC encodes:
- the hemW gene encoding radical SAM family heme chaperone HemW, encoding MPSVLPDGEPVPDDGALPAAALAGGAERPLGFYLHVPYCATRCGYCDFNTYTATELRGTGGVLASRDNYADTLIDEIRLARKVLGDDPREVRTVFVGGGTPTLLAAADLVRMLGAIRDEFGLAADAEVTTEANPETVDPAYLAELRAGGFNRVSFGMQSARPHVLRILDRTHTPGRPEACVREAHDAGFEHVNLDLIYGTPGESDDDWRASLDAALGAGPDHISAYALIVEEGTQLARRIRRGEVPMTDDDVHADRYLMTESALSDAGFAWYEVSNWATSEAARCLHNELYWRGADWWGAGPGAHSHVGGVRWWNVKHPGAYAAALAGGKSPGAGRELLSEEDRRVERILLELRLREGVPLDLLHQSGTTAAHHALSTGLLEPGPYDAGRAVLTLRGRLLADAVVRDLVD
- a CDS encoding DUF3097 domain-containing protein, coding for MRQYSTDLTPPWKKKQAPAPEVPADPGLVVEEPGSGFCGAVIRCEAGTVTLEDRFGKHRVFPMEPRGFLLEGRVVTLVRPTQAPAKPARTASGSVAVPGARARVARAGRIYVEGRHDAELVEKVWGDDLRIEGVVVEYLEGVDDLPAIVSDFGPGPDARLGILVDHLVPGTKEWRIAQAVTSEHALVVGHPYIDIWEAVKPTTLGIPAWPRIPHGQDWKTGVCKALGWPSDNTGAVWQAILKRVTSYKDLEPELLGRVEELIDFVTGSDGA